From a region of the Roseivirga sp. 4D4 genome:
- the ggt gene encoding gamma-glutamyltransferase translates to MLKKYTLTILISAIVLSCQVQKEEALIGSVASAHPLATQAGLEVLEQGGNAFDAAIAVASTLNVVEPMMSGIGGYGTILVYDSESDAVRFLNASGRFPINTNTDLMRAPTPDFMVNRTGPKSISTPGNLNAWTAIHESYGSLEWDDLFDAAIDRAENGFTIGGATASQIQRAFDDFSEYAQGFYGKDGKALKEGERLVQTDLANTFKRIAKEGAAPFYHGDIAAAIDKEMQRVGSFLSLEDLKQNQAEWWEPYKFEYKGYDVYTASLPANSFPAFVNLGMMQEVEEQNLSHNSAEYLHLFAEMTKESYKSRLAYSFDPEVREAPIDSILSEPVLNAMSNAIDRNKASEFVLPFKPESRNTTHFTIIDKWGNIVSATQTLGNLFGSRVMVEGTGVWLNNSMAYATYEPKGNPMDAFPGRHKLSGDCPIIIMKDGTPFAALGTPGGHTITQNVPQIIFNLIDFDMGMQEAIDAPKLVFAEPDRIIVDPGLSEDVINALKAKGHNVMTRTIGNATGIKILRDGQGKTNGFDTGIDNRGKGRSAVIDR, encoded by the coding sequence ATGCTTAAGAAATACACCCTGACGATTCTGATTTCTGCAATTGTACTATCATGCCAAGTACAGAAAGAAGAAGCCTTGATTGGCAGCGTTGCTTCCGCTCACCCTTTGGCTACCCAGGCCGGATTAGAAGTTTTAGAACAAGGTGGCAATGCCTTTGATGCGGCTATAGCTGTAGCTTCTACCCTTAACGTGGTAGAGCCCATGATGTCCGGCATTGGTGGCTATGGCACCATACTGGTTTATGACTCAGAATCAGATGCCGTCAGATTTCTGAATGCAAGTGGTAGATTCCCAATCAATACGAATACCGATTTGATGAGAGCCCCGACTCCTGACTTTATGGTCAACAGGACGGGACCCAAATCTATATCTACACCGGGTAACTTAAACGCTTGGACGGCCATACATGAAAGCTATGGGTCATTAGAATGGGATGATCTCTTTGACGCAGCAATCGACAGAGCAGAAAACGGATTCACTATTGGCGGAGCAACAGCCAGCCAAATCCAACGTGCATTTGATGACTTTTCGGAATATGCTCAAGGATTTTATGGCAAAGACGGTAAAGCCTTAAAGGAAGGAGAACGCTTAGTCCAGACAGATTTGGCCAATACTTTCAAACGTATTGCAAAGGAAGGTGCAGCACCCTTCTATCATGGGGACATTGCTGCAGCTATTGATAAGGAGATGCAGCGAGTAGGAAGCTTTCTATCGCTAGAAGACCTAAAGCAAAATCAGGCTGAATGGTGGGAGCCATATAAGTTCGAGTATAAAGGGTATGATGTTTACACGGCATCCTTGCCTGCCAACTCCTTCCCTGCCTTTGTGAATCTAGGAATGATGCAAGAGGTCGAGGAACAGAACTTAAGCCATAACTCAGCCGAATACCTTCACCTTTTCGCTGAAATGACAAAAGAGTCTTACAAGTCGAGGCTGGCCTACTCTTTCGACCCTGAAGTAAGGGAAGCTCCAATTGACAGCATTCTCTCTGAACCCGTGCTCAATGCCATGTCAAATGCAATCGACAGGAACAAAGCTTCAGAATTCGTTCTTCCTTTTAAACCAGAGAGCAGGAACACCACCCACTTTACCATCATAGACAAATGGGGGAATATTGTGAGTGCTACCCAAACTTTGGGCAACCTATTCGGAAGTCGAGTGATGGTGGAGGGTACTGGTGTTTGGCTAAATAACTCTATGGCTTACGCCACTTACGAGCCCAAGGGAAACCCAATGGATGCATTCCCAGGAAGACACAAACTATCAGGTGACTGTCCAATCATCATTATGAAGGATGGAACTCCATTTGCAGCGCTTGGAACACCAGGTGGACATACAATCACACAAAACGTACCTCAGATCATCTTTAATCTGATTGATTTTGATATGGGTATGCAGGAAGCTATTGATGCTCCTAAGCTGGTGTTTGCTGAACCTGACAGAATAATCGTTGACCCTGGTCTTTCAGAAGATGTGATCAATGCATTAAAAGCAAAAGGTCATAACGTGATGACAAGAACCATAGGCAATGCCACGGGAATTAAGATTCTTCGTGACGGCCAGGGTAAGACTAATGGCTTTGATACAGGGATCGATAACCGCGGTAAAGGAAGGTCAGCCGTTATCGATAGATGA
- a CDS encoding nuclear transport factor 2 family protein, translating into MFKNSNTIKHTTQSFIALLLLVSTVARGQSIYDQPEQLKEAILENDDQFWKAYNQCNVDQMVSFLTEDLEFYHDKNGLTKGLADFKKALSEGLCANGPQLRRQVKEGSVEVFPLKGIGAIISGEHYFYVGDRADALAKFTHIWNFENGAWKMSRVLSYDHQPVPYENQKTAISLSDKLLASYAGNYLAPQTGKVVFSKLEGKLQMAAGPMELILIPEKENLFFHEQSSLTFEFISNENSEVTKVIIRENGQIVEEAKRNN; encoded by the coding sequence ATGTTCAAAAACTCAAACACAATTAAGCACACAACTCAGTCATTCATTGCTCTCCTCCTATTGGTATCAACTGTAGCAAGAGGACAATCTATTTATGATCAACCCGAACAACTTAAAGAAGCGATCCTAGAAAACGATGATCAATTCTGGAAGGCTTATAACCAATGTAATGTTGACCAGATGGTCTCCTTTCTAACCGAGGACTTAGAGTTTTACCACGATAAAAATGGCCTGACAAAAGGCCTCGCAGACTTCAAAAAAGCATTAAGCGAAGGCCTTTGTGCCAATGGCCCTCAGCTTAGAAGACAAGTGAAAGAAGGTTCAGTAGAAGTATTTCCATTGAAAGGTATTGGAGCCATTATCAGTGGAGAACACTATTTTTATGTTGGTGATAGAGCCGATGCCTTAGCCAAGTTCACTCACATTTGGAACTTCGAAAATGGTGCTTGGAAAATGTCCAGAGTCTTGAGCTATGATCACCAACCCGTGCCATATGAAAACCAAAAAACAGCAATCTCACTGAGCGACAAATTACTTGCTAGTTATGCAGGGAACTATCTGGCGCCACAAACCGGCAAAGTCGTTTTTTCCAAACTAGAAGGAAAGCTACAAATGGCTGCAGGCCCCATGGAACTCATATTAATACCTGAAAAGGAGAACTTATTCTTCCATGAGCAAAGCAGCCTCACTTTCGAGTTTATCAGCAACGAAAATTCAGAAGTCACCAAAGTGATCATTAGAGAAAATGGCCAGATTGTAGAAGAAGCAAAAAGAAATAATTAA
- a CDS encoding nuclear transport factor 2 family protein, translating into MKVKLLMVLMIAITSCASKAPSYFDKDALANEIQQRFNAFVTGMNKLDGEALLDFYSNDERFYWVEDGKIQYANKEALAASLNGLVGMLSSSNMNVLKTRVEVTSETTALCYAEYEQAMVMSSGGGFDINGAMTILMQKEAGVWRFLIGHSSTKKERG; encoded by the coding sequence ATGAAAGTGAAACTGTTAATGGTGTTGATGATAGCCATCACGTCCTGTGCGTCAAAGGCTCCATCATATTTTGATAAAGATGCTTTGGCAAACGAGATCCAACAACGCTTCAATGCCTTTGTTACTGGTATGAATAAGTTGGACGGAGAAGCACTATTGGACTTCTATTCTAATGACGAGAGATTCTATTGGGTGGAGGATGGTAAGATTCAGTACGCCAATAAAGAAGCACTTGCAGCTTCATTAAATGGGCTGGTCGGTATGCTTTCCTCTAGCAATATGAATGTGCTGAAGACTCGTGTAGAAGTGACCAGTGAAACAACCGCCTTATGCTATGCCGAATATGAGCAAGCTATGGTAATGTCATCAGGAGGAGGCTTCGACATCAATGGAGCCATGACTATACTTATGCAAAAGGAAGCAGGGGTTTGGCGTTTTTTAATAGGTCACAGTTCAACTAAAAAAGAGAGAGGTTGA
- a CDS encoding ABC transporter permease, whose amino-acid sequence MTQSTPSPPKLLLRFFRLYCNPQLVEAIEGDLVERFEIRALKKGQKKAKQLFIKDVIQLFRPGIIRPITGAQKLNKFGMLKNNMVIAKRQLLRHKMYSTIKIGGFAIGIAVCLLITLFIKNELSYDKHIPGHENLYRVVNNYNMEGNIIRFTWFAPPFAQAIQDDFPEVTLAGRTNEGNNFGAGKNNIRIEGDMQNHYEGDFIYADQQILDLFQFKMVYGNLEEALAQPNTLVMTRKKAEKLFPGENPVGRTVYINDNTDRPYKIGGVLEDLPSTGFFQFDFLWTLTGREFWNGEQASWESQNYQVYVRLNPGTDIEALNPRLSEIGTKYILPVEKRNGNPNAEEEMKNMSFSLEPVTDIYLKSQDISDPYQKSDIKYIWIFGVIAAFILGLACINFINLSTAKSANRAKEVGLRKTIGSQKSHLITQFLTESILYSLLSFIIAIGIASVVLPYFNQLAGKALTLPWSELWFIPTMFFSSVLIGVVAGLYPAFYLSSFRPAAVLKGKLSMGSKSSKLRNALVVFQFTASIVLIIGTFVVYQQMEYILNAQTGFNKEQVIQLRNTQVIGDQPDNFKNELLKTPEISSVTISDYLPISGTARNGNMWWKDGRTKVDAGSSGQNWEIDYDYLKTLGMNLLQGRNFDREMRTDTSAIIINEKMAEALGIQDNPIGAKITNRSSNRVVWTVIGLVEDFNFDLLTAPVRPLAMRLGNAPSTTSILVNTQDMAATIGDIQKVWEEMAPNQPFIYEFMDQNFAQMYVGVERIRNILTSFAMLAIIIACLGLFGLSVFMVEQRSKEISVRLVLGAKVTQVVSMLSFNFMKPIFLALILATPIAWYMMNEWLNDFEYKISMNIQLFVFAGISALLIALITISFQSLKAAFTSPVQGLRNE is encoded by the coding sequence ATGACTCAATCTACTCCTTCACCCCCAAAATTGCTGCTCCGGTTTTTTCGATTGTATTGCAATCCACAGTTGGTGGAAGCCATTGAGGGTGATCTGGTAGAACGATTCGAAATAAGAGCTTTGAAGAAAGGTCAAAAGAAAGCAAAGCAATTATTTATTAAAGACGTGATCCAGCTCTTTAGACCTGGCATCATCAGACCCATAACAGGGGCTCAAAAACTAAACAAATTCGGTATGCTTAAAAACAACATGGTCATTGCCAAAAGGCAATTATTGAGACACAAAATGTACTCAACGATTAAAATCGGTGGCTTCGCCATCGGTATTGCAGTTTGTCTACTCATCACGCTGTTCATTAAAAATGAATTGAGTTATGACAAACATATTCCCGGTCACGAAAACTTATATCGTGTAGTGAACAACTATAACATGGAGGGCAACATCATTAGGTTTACTTGGTTCGCTCCTCCTTTCGCGCAAGCCATTCAAGATGACTTCCCAGAAGTAACACTGGCGGGTAGAACGAATGAAGGCAACAACTTTGGCGCTGGTAAAAACAATATTAGAATTGAAGGAGATATGCAAAATCACTATGAAGGTGATTTCATCTATGCAGATCAGCAAATTTTAGATCTCTTCCAGTTTAAAATGGTCTATGGTAATTTGGAAGAAGCCTTGGCGCAACCCAATACTTTGGTGATGACACGCAAGAAGGCGGAGAAACTCTTCCCTGGAGAAAACCCTGTTGGAAGAACGGTCTACATTAACGATAACACCGATCGACCTTATAAAATTGGTGGCGTTTTAGAAGATCTACCATCCACAGGATTCTTTCAATTCGATTTTCTTTGGACACTAACCGGTAGAGAGTTCTGGAATGGCGAGCAGGCCTCTTGGGAGTCTCAAAATTACCAAGTTTATGTACGCCTCAATCCTGGAACAGACATAGAAGCACTTAACCCTAGACTCTCTGAAATCGGGACCAAGTACATATTGCCTGTTGAAAAACGTAACGGTAACCCAAATGCTGAGGAAGAAATGAAGAACATGAGCTTCAGCCTTGAGCCAGTCACCGACATCTACTTAAAGAGTCAAGACATTAGTGATCCCTATCAAAAAAGTGACATTAAGTACATATGGATATTTGGCGTCATAGCCGCCTTTATTCTTGGACTAGCCTGTATAAACTTTATCAATCTTTCTACGGCTAAATCTGCCAATAGAGCTAAAGAAGTAGGTCTAAGAAAGACTATAGGCTCACAAAAGTCACATTTGATTACTCAATTCTTAACAGAATCAATCCTATACAGTCTGTTGTCATTTATTATAGCCATTGGAATTGCCAGTGTAGTATTGCCCTACTTCAATCAACTCGCGGGTAAAGCGCTCACATTACCGTGGTCCGAGCTATGGTTTATACCGACAATGTTTTTCTCTTCGGTACTAATTGGTGTTGTAGCGGGCCTCTACCCCGCCTTCTACCTCTCATCATTCAGGCCTGCAGCCGTGCTAAAAGGCAAATTGAGTATGGGCAGTAAAAGTTCAAAACTTCGAAATGCTTTGGTAGTATTTCAATTCACTGCCTCCATCGTATTGATCATTGGCACCTTTGTGGTCTACCAGCAGATGGAGTATATCTTAAATGCACAAACTGGCTTCAACAAAGAGCAAGTGATCCAATTGAGAAACACTCAGGTAATTGGAGACCAGCCGGACAACTTCAAAAATGAGCTGCTAAAAACTCCTGAGATATCAAGCGTCACGATCAGCGACTACCTACCTATCTCAGGAACTGCAAGAAACGGTAATATGTGGTGGAAAGATGGCCGAACAAAGGTTGACGCAGGATCGTCAGGTCAAAATTGGGAAATTGATTATGACTACCTCAAAACGCTTGGCATGAACCTGCTTCAAGGACGAAACTTTGATCGCGAAATGAGGACAGACACCTCAGCTATTATCATCAATGAAAAGATGGCTGAAGCCCTGGGAATTCAAGATAATCCGATAGGTGCAAAAATCACTAATCGGTCTAGTAACAGGGTTGTTTGGACAGTGATTGGCTTGGTGGAAGATTTCAATTTCGATTTACTCACGGCTCCTGTGAGGCCATTGGCTATGAGACTCGGAAACGCCCCCTCCACCACTTCCATCCTTGTCAATACGCAAGACATGGCTGCGACAATTGGAGACATACAGAAAGTATGGGAAGAGATGGCTCCAAACCAACCTTTCATCTATGAATTCATGGATCAGAATTTTGCTCAGATGTATGTTGGTGTGGAAAGGATAAGAAACATCCTTACATCCTTTGCGATGCTGGCGATTATTATAGCCTGCTTAGGACTCTTTGGACTATCCGTTTTTATGGTAGAACAGCGAAGCAAAGAAATCAGTGTTAGGCTGGTACTTGGAGCGAAAGTAACACAAGTTGTAAGTATGCTCAGCTTCAATTTTATGAAGCCGATATTCCTTGCCTTGATTCTTGCTACTCCGATCGCCTGGTATATGATGAATGAATGGTTGAACGACTTTGAATACAAAATCAGCATGAACATTCAACTCTTTGTTTTTGCTGGAATATCGGCCTTGCTGATCGCACTAATCACCATAAGCTTCCAGTCCTTGAAGGCTGCCTTTACTAGCCCAGTGCAGGGTTTACGTAATGAGTAA
- a CDS encoding ABC transporter permease, with protein MSNPSKYRNPSRLALSFFHWFCSKDLTETIEGDLLERFNARVGELGYRKANRHFIRDVLRLFRPGIIRSVKINQKLNTATMFKHNILLTFRNFRRYPSTFLINLIGLSTGIASLLLIYLWVDNEISMDRFHPNDEQLYQVYTNFKTPDGYQSWRGVPGLLLEEIQSQIPQVSDAVAATDVHDYTISADQTAIRAKGKFASQSFFKLFNYPLITGNGEMALGDRSNILITESLAMKLFGTTNAMGKTLKWEFWDQGREFTVSGILKDLPANSSERFDFLLTWKFYHDDLINFKNWGNYYGRIMVSLNEGFSPESVAETVNEIVDKNQERDQVDIMLVPYSDQYLHGKFENGVSIGGRIEYVEIFSIVGTFILLIASINFINLSTARVSHRAKETGIKKSLGASRGSLITQFLTESTVLSALSLVLGLGVVYLFLPQFNFITDKQLILTLSPKILYACLSIIAGIGLLAGAYPAFYLSRFEAIKVLKGKFLNSGKGLGRKSLVVLQFTLSTVLIVAVMILNNQMDFVRKSNLGYDRDNLVYFEREGKLLTDGDPFVQEIRNIPGVVNAVESGFMVGGGNATGGVDWEGKPDGLRVQFWEIKAGEGMLDLMGIELTSGRDFSSEFATDSTAVIFNEAAIKAMGMEDPIGKTIRHYTGNKRIIGVVKDFNFASLHSQVEPTIFRFEPEETHFIMAKLENGNESETLDRISKSYQDFNPGFPFNPIFLDQDYQALYASEERVSDLSKYFAGLAIIISCLGLFGLTTFMTERRIKEIGIRKVLGSSVWNIVYLLTSDFSKMVLVAIVLGLPISYYIGSSWLDNFAYSIQLNWWFFALAGLSTLIVAWVTVATQTLRTAKMNPTRSLRSE; from the coding sequence ATGAGTAATCCTTCGAAATATAGAAACCCTTCTCGTCTGGCATTGAGCTTCTTTCATTGGTTCTGTTCCAAAGATTTGACAGAAACCATTGAGGGAGACCTTCTTGAGAGGTTCAATGCCAGAGTTGGGGAACTAGGTTACCGAAAGGCCAATAGACACTTCATTAGAGACGTGCTAAGGTTGTTCAGGCCTGGTATCATAAGATCTGTCAAAATCAATCAAAAACTAAATACAGCAACAATGTTTAAACATAATATTCTACTGACATTCAGGAACTTCAGGCGCTACCCTAGCACTTTTCTGATTAACCTCATCGGATTGTCTACAGGCATTGCAAGCCTTTTGCTGATCTACCTTTGGGTAGACAATGAGATCAGTATGGATCGGTTTCACCCAAATGATGAACAACTTTATCAAGTCTACACAAATTTTAAAACACCCGATGGCTATCAGTCATGGCGAGGGGTTCCCGGCTTATTGCTAGAAGAAATTCAGTCTCAAATACCTCAGGTCTCTGATGCTGTGGCCGCCACAGATGTACACGACTACACCATTTCTGCGGACCAAACTGCCATACGTGCTAAAGGAAAATTTGCTAGTCAATCTTTCTTCAAACTCTTTAATTATCCTTTGATCACAGGAAATGGAGAAATGGCGTTAGGCGACAGGTCAAACATCTTGATCACCGAGTCTCTAGCCATGAAGCTCTTTGGTACCACCAATGCTATGGGCAAAACCCTGAAATGGGAATTCTGGGATCAAGGCAGAGAATTCACGGTCAGCGGTATTCTAAAAGATCTCCCAGCTAATTCATCCGAGCGATTCGACTTTTTATTGACTTGGAAATTTTACCATGATGATCTTATCAATTTTAAAAACTGGGGCAACTATTACGGTCGAATTATGGTCAGCCTAAATGAAGGTTTTAGCCCTGAATCTGTGGCTGAGACGGTGAATGAAATAGTCGACAAGAATCAAGAAAGAGACCAAGTGGACATCATGCTAGTACCCTATTCAGATCAGTATTTGCACGGCAAATTTGAGAATGGTGTGAGCATTGGCGGACGCATTGAATACGTTGAAATCTTCTCCATTGTGGGCACTTTTATACTGCTCATCGCCAGTATCAACTTTATCAATCTATCCACAGCCCGTGTATCTCACCGCGCGAAAGAGACAGGTATTAAAAAATCCTTGGGAGCTTCAAGAGGTTCATTGATTACCCAGTTCTTAACCGAATCAACAGTCCTCAGTGCTTTGTCACTTGTGTTAGGCCTTGGGGTGGTTTACTTGTTTCTGCCCCAATTCAACTTTATTACAGACAAACAGCTCATATTGACTTTAAGCCCAAAAATACTCTACGCATGTTTGTCGATAATTGCAGGAATAGGTCTTTTAGCTGGTGCCTACCCAGCATTCTATTTATCAAGATTTGAGGCAATAAAAGTATTGAAAGGCAAATTCTTGAATTCTGGTAAGGGCCTTGGTCGTAAATCCTTGGTGGTCCTTCAATTTACCCTTTCTACGGTGTTGATAGTGGCCGTTATGATCCTAAATAACCAGATGGATTTTGTACGTAAATCGAATCTCGGCTATGACAGAGACAATCTGGTTTATTTTGAGCGAGAGGGCAAACTATTAACCGATGGCGATCCATTTGTCCAAGAGATTAGAAATATCCCAGGGGTAGTCAATGCTGTAGAATCTGGCTTCATGGTTGGTGGCGGCAATGCAACGGGAGGTGTGGACTGGGAAGGAAAACCGGATGGGTTAAGGGTTCAATTTTGGGAAATCAAAGCAGGTGAAGGCATGCTTGATCTTATGGGGATCGAACTTACATCGGGTCGAGACTTCTCATCAGAGTTTGCAACAGACTCTACAGCGGTAATCTTTAACGAAGCCGCAATTAAGGCCATGGGAATGGAAGACCCGATCGGTAAGACCATCCGTCATTATACAGGAAACAAAAGGATCATTGGAGTAGTAAAAGATTTCAATTTTGCTTCGTTACACAGCCAGGTGGAGCCCACCATTTTTAGGTTCGAACCGGAAGAAACACACTTTATAATGGCCAAATTAGAGAATGGCAATGAGAGTGAAACACTGGACAGGATATCCAAATCCTATCAAGACTTTAACCCTGGATTTCCATTCAACCCGATATTCTTAGACCAAGACTATCAGGCACTCTATGCATCAGAAGAGCGCGTAAGTGATCTCTCCAAGTACTTCGCAGGCCTGGCCATTATTATTTCCTGCTTAGGTCTATTCGGTTTGACCACCTTTATGACTGAAAGGCGAATTAAAGAAATAGGCATTCGGAAAGTGCTTGGATCAAGTGTCTGGAATATTGTTTACCTACTAACCAGTGATTTCTCCAAAATGGTTTTGGTTGCGATTGTATTGGGGCTACCCATTAGCTATTACATTGGCTCCAGCTGGTTAGATAATTTTGCCTACAGCATTCAACTTAATTGGTGGTTTTTTGCATTGGCCGGATTATCAACCCTGATTGTAGCATGGGTGACAGTAGCCACTCAGACCCTAAGAACAGCCAAAATGAATCCAACACGAAGCCTGAGATCAGAGTAA
- a CDS encoding S10 family peptidase: MKSIKSLIYVLFLIGISVVLKGQEDSKAKPIPTPKRFLTHHNGEFGGKKIRYDVLGSEMHLKNAKGEPTGSMWSVAYTKSDLDKKMDPASRPVTFVFNGGPGSASMWLHMGFFGPKVIRVDSDAKEDDGGAPYNLAVNEDALLDITDLVFIDPIGTGYSKLIGKGEGKEYWGLNQDAQSIAKFIRQWVTENNRWMSPKYIAGESYGTTRAAAVAQALEGGGQNLALNGLILISQALDYQGSTSINDNIRSYITYFPSMATTAWYHKKAGQDKTIEAFAQEARDFAYGDYVSALYKGDFMSQAEKEAISEKVAYFTGLDIEFVKRANNRVLMARFKKELLRDQGLAIGTLDGRYFGDDPDDTADSPELGDPSGYKVSAAYTAALNHYFRNDLKIKMDDPYLTSGRVSPWDWGSGGEPMYVKTSRRLANAMRRNDKMKVLVASGYYDLITPFFDAEITFSRNAIPMDRVQFTYYEGGHMMYNHRPAFKQLAKDIRAFIESN, translated from the coding sequence ATGAAATCAATTAAAAGCCTCATTTATGTCCTATTCCTTATAGGAATCTCTGTTGTGCTCAAAGGTCAGGAAGACTCGAAGGCAAAACCAATTCCAACACCAAAACGATTTCTCACCCATCACAATGGTGAGTTTGGCGGAAAGAAGATAAGGTATGACGTTTTGGGAAGCGAAATGCATCTGAAAAATGCCAAGGGAGAGCCAACTGGTTCAATGTGGTCAGTAGCCTATACAAAGTCCGATTTAGATAAGAAGATGGATCCCGCAAGTCGACCGGTGACCTTTGTTTTCAATGGTGGTCCTGGTTCAGCTTCAATGTGGTTGCACATGGGCTTTTTCGGGCCGAAGGTGATTCGTGTAGATAGCGATGCTAAGGAAGATGATGGTGGAGCACCTTATAACTTAGCAGTCAACGAGGATGCCCTTCTGGATATCACAGACTTGGTTTTTATAGACCCAATAGGCACTGGTTATAGCAAATTGATTGGCAAAGGCGAAGGCAAAGAGTATTGGGGACTGAATCAGGATGCACAGTCTATCGCCAAGTTTATCAGGCAATGGGTCACCGAGAATAACCGATGGATGTCTCCAAAATACATAGCAGGGGAAAGTTATGGAACTACCAGAGCTGCCGCGGTTGCTCAGGCGCTGGAAGGTGGTGGACAGAACCTGGCTTTGAATGGTTTAATTCTGATTTCTCAGGCGCTCGACTATCAAGGATCAACTTCCATCAATGATAACATTCGGTCATACATTACCTATTTTCCGAGCATGGCTACCACGGCATGGTATCACAAAAAGGCGGGTCAAGACAAGACCATTGAAGCTTTTGCACAAGAGGCGAGAGACTTTGCTTATGGTGATTATGTATCTGCATTGTATAAGGGTGATTTTATGTCTCAGGCGGAAAAAGAAGCTATTTCTGAGAAAGTGGCCTACTTTACTGGTTTGGATATTGAGTTTGTAAAGCGTGCGAACAATCGGGTTTTAATGGCCAGGTTCAAGAAAGAGTTATTAAGAGATCAAGGTTTGGCCATTGGAACGCTGGATGGTCGATACTTTGGTGATGATCCGGATGATACTGCTGATTCGCCAGAGTTGGGAGACCCTTCAGGCTATAAAGTCTCTGCTGCTTATACAGCTGCTTTGAACCATTATTTCAGGAATGACCTCAAGATAAAAATGGATGATCCATACTTAACCAGTGGAAGGGTTAGCCCTTGGGATTGGGGAAGCGGAGGCGAGCCAATGTATGTGAAGACCTCCAGAAGATTGGCCAACGCCATGCGTAGAAATGACAAAATGAAAGTACTGGTAGCATCAGGTTACTACGATCTGATTACACCCTTTTTCGATGCAGAAATAACATTCTCTAGAAATGCCATACCCATGGATCGGGTCCAGTTTACCTATTATGAAGGAGGTCATATGATGTATAACCATAGGCCAGCATTCAAACAATTGGCGAAGGATATTCGTGCTTTTATAGAGTCTAATTAA
- a CDS encoding VOC family protein yields MDYKLSHFAIFTEDIDRAKKFYHKVFNWGFNHYGPNDFAQINSNSDGDGQLIGALQDRKYQLTNEKIIGFECSISVDSVDEITRLVVDAGGEMLMSKTEIPHVGWIVKFKDTEGNIVCAMQYQDHIREAMKTS; encoded by the coding sequence ATGGATTATAAACTAAGTCACTTCGCCATCTTCACAGAAGATATAGATCGGGCAAAGAAGTTCTACCATAAAGTCTTCAATTGGGGCTTCAATCACTACGGTCCAAACGACTTTGCTCAGATTAACTCCAACTCAGATGGTGATGGTCAACTGATAGGTGCCCTACAAGACCGAAAGTACCAATTGACCAACGAGAAGATTATAGGTTTTGAATGCAGTATTTCGGTGGATAGTGTCGATGAAATAACTCGGCTTGTAGTTGATGCAGGGGGAGAAATGCTCATGTCAAAAACCGAAATACCTCATGTGGGATGGATTGTGAAGTTCAAAGATACCGAAGGCAATATTGTCTGCGCAATGCAGTATCAAGACCACATCAGGGAGGCAATGAAAACGTCTTAA